From a region of the Buchnera aphidicola str. Ak (Acyrthosiphon kondoi) genome:
- the metE gene encoding 5-methyltetrahydropteroyltriglutamate--homocysteine S-methyltransferase yields MTILNHTLGFPRIGLNRELKKAQEKYWSGELALQDLLSVGYELRKKNWKKQKESGIDYIPVGDFAWYDHVLTTSMMLGNIPERHNDLINSIDLNCLFRIARGFSPDVPASEMTKWFNTNYHYIVPEFYKNKVLKFSWKQILDEVDEALLLGYKVKPILLGPITYLWLGKVKGEYFDRLDILKDIIPIYKYVLKELSKRGVDFVQIDEPALVLELPKKWKNAYSYVYKELFGITKILLTTYFGGIEHNIDFIHDLPIQGIHIDLVFGKYDLTNFISKIPSEWMLSLGVINGRNIWRSDLVKWFKSIQSISKNHKKILIGSSCSLLHTPIDLETEKNLDKEVKQWFSFAVQKCIELKLLSSALNNDNIDAIKKWSLPIHERIFSKRVHNSEIENRLSNISIDKYQRLNSYKIRSIEQNKKFNLPLLPTTTIGSFPQTINIRKLRRDFKLGLIEKEEYTKGIKRHIRKVIKIQEELDIDVLVHGEAERNDMVEYFGEHLDGFVFTDNGWVQSYGSRCVKPPIIIGDISRPKPITIEWSKYAQSLTKKPVKGMLTGPVTILFWSFPREDISLKKIATQIALALHDEVLDLEREKIEIIQIDEPALREGLPLLKSSWHEYLSWAVNAFRLSASGVKNTTQIHTHMCYCEFNDIMHSIALLDADVITIETARSDMELLESFKEFKYPNEVGPGVYDIHTSNIPSVKSIIMLLNKAMQYIPLKRIWVNPDCGLKTRNWNETISALKNMVEAAKKIREKINESHFD; encoded by the coding sequence ATGACAATTTTAAATCATACTCTTGGCTTTCCAAGAATAGGATTAAATCGTGAATTAAAAAAAGCTCAAGAAAAATACTGGTCTGGTGAACTTGCACTTCAAGATCTTTTATCAGTTGGTTATGAATTGAGAAAAAAGAATTGGAAAAAACAAAAAGAATCTGGAATTGATTATATTCCAGTTGGAGACTTTGCTTGGTATGATCATGTATTAACTACAAGTATGATGTTAGGAAACATTCCAGAAAGACATAATGATCTTATTAATTCTATTGATTTAAATTGTTTATTTCGTATCGCACGAGGCTTTTCTCCAGATGTGCCAGCTTCAGAAATGACTAAATGGTTTAATACTAATTATCATTATATTGTACCTGAGTTCTATAAAAATAAAGTTTTAAAGTTTTCTTGGAAACAAATTCTAGACGAAGTAGATGAAGCATTATTACTAGGATATAAAGTTAAACCTATACTTTTAGGTCCAATTACATATCTTTGGTTAGGAAAAGTAAAAGGAGAGTATTTTGATCGTCTTGATATTTTAAAAGATATCATTCCAATATATAAATATGTTTTAAAAGAATTATCTAAACGTGGTGTTGATTTTGTTCAAATAGACGAACCTGCATTAGTTTTAGAATTGCCAAAAAAATGGAAGAATGCTTACTCTTACGTTTATAAAGAACTATTTGGTATAACAAAAATATTGCTCACAACATATTTTGGTGGTATCGAGCATAATATAGACTTTATTCATGATCTCCCTATTCAGGGAATTCATATTGATTTAGTTTTTGGAAAATATGATTTAACAAATTTTATTTCTAAAATACCATCAGAATGGATGTTATCTTTAGGGGTTATTAATGGTCGAAATATTTGGCGTTCTGATCTTGTGAAATGGTTTAAATCTATTCAATCAATTTCAAAAAATCATAAAAAAATATTAATTGGTTCATCTTGTTCTTTATTACATACTCCAATCGATTTAGAAACAGAAAAAAATTTAGATAAAGAAGTCAAACAATGGTTTTCTTTTGCCGTTCAAAAATGTATAGAGTTAAAATTATTATCTAGTGCTTTAAATAATGATAATATAGATGCGATTAAAAAATGGAGTTTGCCTATTCATGAACGTATTTTTTCTAAAAGAGTGCATAATTCTGAAATAGAAAACCGTTTATCTAATATTTCAATTGATAAATATCAACGTTTAAATTCTTACAAAATTCGATCTATAGAACAGAATAAAAAATTTAATTTACCTCTTTTACCGACAACCACCATTGGATCTTTTCCTCAAACTATTAATATAAGAAAATTACGACGTGATTTTAAATTAGGATTAATAGAAAAAGAAGAATATACAAAAGGAATTAAAAGACATATAAGAAAAGTCATAAAAATACAAGAAGAATTAGATATAGATGTTTTAGTTCATGGTGAAGCTGAAAGAAATGATATGGTAGAATATTTTGGTGAACATTTAGATGGATTTGTATTTACAGATAATGGATGGGTGCAGAGTTATGGCTCACGTTGTGTAAAACCTCCTATTATTATTGGAGATATTAGTCGTCCAAAACCAATTACTATAGAATGGTCTAAATATGCTCAATCTCTAACTAAAAAACCAGTTAAAGGAATGTTGACGGGACCAGTGACAATTTTGTTTTGGTCTTTTCCTAGAGAAGACATTTCCTTAAAAAAAATTGCAACACAAATTGCTTTAGCATTACATGACGAAGTTCTTGATCTAGAAAGAGAAAAAATAGAAATAATTCAAATTGATGAACCAGCATTACGAGAAGGTTTGCCTTTACTAAAAAGTTCTTGGCATGAATATCTATCTTGGGCAGTCAATGCATTTCGTTTAAGTGCTTCAGGTGTTAAAAACACCACGCAAATTCATACACATATGTGCTACTGTGAATTTAATGATATAATGCATTCGATTGCATTATTAGATGCTGATGTGATTACAATTGAAACAGCTCGTTCAGATATGGAATTACTGGAATCATTCAAGGAATTTAAATATCCTAATGAAGTAGGTCCAGGAGTTTATGATATTCATACTTCTAACATACCAAGCGTAAAATCTATAATTATGCTTTTAAATAAAGCAATGCAATATATTCCTTTAAAACGTATTTGGGTCAATCCAGATTGCGGTTTAAAAACAAGAAATTGGAACGAAACAATATCAGCCTTAAAAAATATGGTTGAAGCAGCAAAAAAAATAAGAGAAAAAATTAATGAAAGTCATTTTGATTAG
- the purH gene encoding bifunctional phosphoribosylaminoimidazolecarboxamide formyltransferase/IMP cyclohydrolase, with translation MLSNNLIKNALISVSDKTNILKIAKILIKNKINLFSTGGTAYILKKNNILVTEISDYTKFPEIMDGRIKTLHPKIMGGILRREDKDQEVMKLYNICPIDIVIVNFYPFEKTQNIEKNNIDNVINNIDIGGPTLVRASAKNYKNVIVIVDLNDFQSIIDSINNNTMNIEKRFALASKAFEYTLSYEKIISQYFIKKNTSYKKSLFPKEMNFSFIKKQDLRYGENHHQKASFYIEKNICESGTISTAHQIQGKTLSYNNISDSDIALECVKEFSKPACAIVKHGNPCGVAVNDCILDAYLSAYYADPISAFGGIIAFNYTLDEKTAQTIMNKQFVEVIIAPEINNLALKILEKKQNIRVLLTGKLNRNKIGLDLKKITNGLLVQEYDSYHIDYESWSFVTKRTPTKKELKDSIFCWKVAKFVKSNAIVYGRNEVTIGIGAGQMSRIYSTKLANIKVKDQGFNVVGAIMASDAFFPFRDGIDSAASVGISCIIQPGGSIRDQEIIKAANEHNITMIFTNKRHFKH, from the coding sequence ATGCTATCAAATAACCTTATAAAAAATGCCTTAATTAGTGTTTCAGATAAAACAAATATTTTAAAAATTGCAAAAATATTAATAAAAAACAAAATTAATTTATTTTCAACAGGCGGAACTGCTTATATTTTAAAAAAAAATAATATACTTGTTACAGAAATATCAGATTATACAAAATTTCCTGAAATAATGGATGGACGAATTAAAACATTACATCCTAAAATCATGGGTGGAATTTTAAGAAGAGAAGATAAAGATCAAGAAGTTATGAAATTATATAATATTTGTCCAATAGATATAGTTATCGTAAATTTTTACCCATTTGAAAAAACACAAAATATCGAAAAAAATAATATAGATAATGTTATAAATAATATTGACATAGGCGGACCCACACTCGTGCGTGCTTCTGCAAAAAATTATAAGAATGTTATAGTGATAGTAGACCTCAATGACTTTCAATCTATTATTGATAGTATTAATAATAATACTATGAATATAGAAAAAAGATTTGCTTTAGCATCTAAAGCATTTGAATACACGTTATCTTATGAAAAAATTATTTCACAATATTTTATCAAAAAAAATACTTCTTATAAAAAAAGTTTATTTCCTAAAGAAATGAACTTTTCTTTTATAAAAAAACAAGATTTAAGATATGGCGAAAATCATCATCAAAAAGCATCTTTTTATATAGAAAAAAATATATGTGAATCTGGAACTATTAGTACAGCACATCAAATTCAAGGAAAAACTTTGTCATACAATAATATATCAGACTCTGATATCGCTTTAGAATGTGTAAAAGAATTTAGTAAACCTGCATGTGCTATTGTAAAACATGGTAATCCTTGTGGTGTTGCAGTCAATGATTGTATTTTAGATGCATATTTATCTGCATATTATGCAGATCCTATTTCAGCATTTGGAGGCATAATTGCTTTTAACTATACACTAGATGAAAAAACAGCTCAAACAATCATGAATAAACAATTTGTTGAAGTTATTATTGCTCCTGAAATAAACAATTTAGCATTAAAAATATTAGAAAAAAAACAAAATATAAGAGTGCTTTTAACTGGAAAATTGAACAGAAATAAAATAGGACTAGATTTAAAAAAAATTACTAATGGATTGCTAGTGCAAGAATACGATTCTTATCATATAGATTACGAATCATGGAGTTTTGTTACAAAACGCACTCCAACAAAAAAGGAACTGAAAGACTCTATCTTCTGTTGGAAAGTAGCTAAATTTGTAAAATCAAATGCAATCGTATATGGTCGTAATGAAGTTACTATTGGAATAGGTGCTGGTCAAATGAGTAGAATTTATTCAACTAAATTGGCTAATATAAAAGTAAAAGATCAAGGTTTTAATGTTGTTGGTGCAATTATGGCTTCTGATGCTTTTTTCCCTTTTAGAGATGGAATAGATAGTGCTGCTTCTGTTGGCATTAGTTGTATAATTCAACCAGGAGGTTCTATACGTGATCAAGAAATCATCAAAGCTGCAAATGAACATAATATAACAATGATTTTTACTAATAAGCGTCATTTTAAACATTAA
- a CDS encoding HU family DNA-binding protein, producing MNKTQLINVISKKSNLSKIQAKLTLETTLSTIIDSLKKGESVQIVGFGTFKVNLRSSRTGRNPQTGQEIHIPATKVPSFTSGKTLKNAIK from the coding sequence ATGAATAAAACTCAATTAATCAACGTTATCTCTAAAAAATCTAATTTATCTAAAATACAAGCCAAATTGACTTTAGAAACAACACTATCAACTATTATTGATTCTTTAAAAAAAGGTGAATCTGTACAAATAGTTGGATTTGGGACTTTTAAAGTTAATTTAAGATCATCCCGCACAGGACGCAATCCTCAAACAGGACAAGAAATACATATCCCCGCTACAAAAGTTCCTAGTTTTACATCTGGTAAAACGTTAAAAAATGCAATTAAATAA
- the rpoC gene encoding DNA-directed RNA polymerase subunit beta' — protein sequence MKDLLKFLKSQTKNEDFDAIKISLASPDMIRSWSFGEVKKPETINYRTFKPERDGLFCARIFGPVKDYECLCGKYKRLKHRGVICEKCGVEVTQSKVRRERMGHIELSSPTAHIWFLKSLPSRIGLLLDMPLRDIERVLYFESYVVVETGMTNLEKRQILTEEQYLDSLEEFGDEFHATMGAEAIQFLLKDINLVQECNTLRIELNETNSETKRKKLTKRIKLLESFIQSHNKPEWMILNVLPVLPPDLRPLVPLDGGRFATSDLNDLYRRVINRNNRLKRLLDLAAPDIIVRNEKRMLQEAVDALLDNGRRGRAITGSNKRPLKSLADMIKGKQGRFRQNLLGKRVDYSGRSVITVGPYLHLHQCGLPKKMALELFKPFIYGKLEVRGLATTIKAAKKMVEREEAVVWDILDEVIREHPVLLNRAPTLHRLGIQAFEPVLIEGKAIQLHPLVCAAYNADFDGDQMAVHVPLTLESQLEARALMMSTNNILSPANGEPIIVPSQDVVLGLYYMTREKINGKGEGMLLDGSNEAEKVYRLGIAELHALVKVRIIEYKKNKDNSFTAIKKIIPTTVGRAILWMIIPKGLPFSIVNQTLGKKDISKMLNTCYRILGLKPTVFFADQIMYTGFAYAARSGASVGIDDMVIPEKKANIINEAEIEVAEIQEQFQSGLVTAGERYNKVIDIWAAANERVAKAMMENLSTESVTNKKGQIQKQISFNSIFMMADSGARGSAAQIRQLAGMRGLMAKPDGSIIETPITANFREGLNVLQYFISTHGARKGLADTALKTANSGYLTRRLVDVAQDLVITQDDCRTHEGILMTPLIEGGDVKEPLRERVLGRVTAENVFIPNTKNILIKRNTLLNEQWCDLLEYNSIDNVKVRSVVNCDTDFGVCAYCYGRDLARGNLVNKGEAIGVIAAQSIGEPGTQLTMRTFHIGGAASRAAAESSIQVKNQGIINLNNAKSVTNSTGKIVITSRNVELNIIDNFGRTKESYKVPYGAIMAKGNGEKVNAGETVAKWDPHTMPVITEVNGLVRFVDMIDGQSITRQADELTGLSSIVILDTAERMSIGKDLRPALKIVDSNGKDVLISGTDMPAQYFLPGKAIVQLDDGVQISSGDTLARVPQESGGTKDITGGLPRVADLFEARRPKELAILAEISGIISFGKETKGKRRLVITPVDGSDSYEEMIPKWRQLNVFEGERVERGDVVSDGPESPHDILRLRGVQAVTRYIVNEVQEVYRLQGVKINDKHIEVIIRQMLRKATIVRSGDSDFLDGEQVEFSRIKISNRILDKKKKKKATFSRDLLGITKASLATESFISAASFQETTRVLTESAVAGKKDELRGLKENVIVGRLIPAGTGYAYHKERLNRRQKKHNNSTVSSSQISAEEASASLSELLNSALIEK from the coding sequence GTGAAAGATTTACTAAAATTTCTAAAATCCCAAACTAAAAATGAAGATTTTGATGCTATTAAAATCTCTTTAGCTTCACCTGATATGATTAGATCTTGGTCATTTGGCGAGGTTAAAAAACCTGAAACTATTAATTATCGTACATTTAAGCCTGAACGAGATGGGTTATTTTGTGCCCGTATTTTTGGTCCAGTAAAAGATTATGAATGTTTATGTGGTAAATATAAAAGATTAAAACATCGAGGTGTAATTTGTGAAAAATGTGGTGTTGAAGTAACACAAAGCAAAGTTCGACGCGAACGAATGGGTCATATAGAACTTTCTTCACCTACAGCTCATATTTGGTTTTTAAAATCTTTACCATCACGAATAGGTTTGTTGTTAGATATGCCTTTAAGAGATATTGAAAGAGTATTATATTTTGAATCTTATGTTGTTGTAGAAACAGGAATGACTAATCTTGAAAAACGTCAAATTTTAACTGAAGAACAGTATCTAGATTCATTAGAAGAATTTGGAGATGAATTCCACGCTACAATGGGAGCAGAAGCTATTCAATTTCTTTTAAAAGATATTAATTTAGTACAAGAATGTAATACATTAAGAATAGAATTAAATGAAACCAACTCTGAAACAAAAAGAAAAAAACTAACAAAACGAATTAAATTATTAGAATCTTTCATTCAATCTCATAACAAACCTGAGTGGATGATTCTCAATGTATTACCAGTATTACCACCTGATTTAAGACCATTAGTACCATTAGATGGAGGCAGATTTGCAACATCAGATTTAAATGATTTATATCGTCGGGTAATTAATAGAAATAATCGTCTTAAACGTTTATTAGATTTAGCAGCTCCTGACATAATTGTACGTAATGAGAAAAGAATGTTGCAAGAAGCAGTAGATGCTTTATTAGATAATGGTAGAAGAGGGAGAGCTATTACTGGATCAAATAAAAGACCTCTGAAGTCATTGGCAGATATGATTAAAGGAAAACAAGGACGATTTCGACAAAATCTTCTTGGAAAACGAGTAGATTATTCTGGTCGTTCAGTGATTACTGTAGGTCCTTATCTTCATTTGCATCAATGTGGTTTGCCAAAAAAAATGGCATTAGAACTTTTTAAACCATTCATATATGGAAAATTAGAAGTTCGCGGTCTAGCAACTACTATTAAAGCAGCAAAAAAAATGGTAGAAAGAGAAGAAGCGGTAGTATGGGATATTTTAGATGAAGTAATTCGTGAACATCCAGTTCTTTTAAATCGTGCACCTACTTTACATAGATTAGGCATACAAGCATTTGAACCTGTTCTTATAGAAGGAAAAGCAATTCAACTTCATCCATTAGTATGTGCGGCTTACAATGCTGATTTTGATGGAGATCAAATGGCAGTCCATGTTCCATTAACTCTAGAATCACAGTTAGAAGCTAGAGCTTTAATGATGTCAACTAATAATATTTTATCGCCAGCTAATGGAGAACCAATTATCGTACCTTCTCAAGATGTCGTTTTAGGTCTGTATTATATGACTCGCGAAAAAATTAATGGAAAGGGAGAAGGTATGTTATTAGATGGTTCTAATGAAGCAGAAAAAGTCTATCGTTTAGGTATTGCTGAATTGCATGCATTAGTGAAAGTAAGAATAATAGAATATAAAAAAAATAAAGATAACAGTTTTACTGCGATAAAAAAAATAATTCCTACTACTGTAGGCCGAGCAATTTTATGGATGATTATTCCTAAAGGACTTCCTTTTAGTATTGTTAATCAAACTTTAGGAAAAAAAGACATTTCTAAAATGCTTAATACTTGTTATCGTATTTTAGGACTTAAACCTACCGTTTTTTTTGCTGATCAAATTATGTATACTGGTTTTGCTTATGCAGCAAGATCAGGAGCCTCAGTCGGTATTGATGATATGGTAATACCAGAAAAAAAAGCAAATATTATCAATGAAGCAGAAATTGAAGTTGCTGAGATACAGGAACAATTTCAATCTGGATTAGTCACAGCAGGTGAAAGATATAATAAAGTTATTGACATTTGGGCAGCCGCTAATGAACGAGTAGCAAAAGCTATGATGGAAAACTTATCTACAGAATCTGTTACAAACAAAAAAGGTCAAATACAAAAACAAATATCTTTTAATAGTATATTCATGATGGCTGATTCAGGAGCACGTGGTTCTGCTGCACAAATTCGTCAACTAGCTGGTATGAGAGGATTAATGGCAAAACCTGATGGTTCTATTATTGAAACACCAATCACAGCTAATTTTCGAGAAGGTTTAAATGTATTACAATATTTTATTTCTACTCATGGTGCACGAAAAGGATTAGCAGATACAGCTCTAAAAACAGCTAATTCTGGATATTTAACACGTCGTCTAGTAGATGTAGCACAAGATTTAGTTATAACACAAGATGATTGTCGAACACATGAAGGTATTTTAATGACTCCATTAATTGAAGGAGGCGATGTAAAAGAACCATTACGTGAACGCGTTTTAGGTCGTGTCACCGCAGAAAACGTTTTCATTCCAAATACCAAAAATATATTAATTAAAAGGAATACACTATTAAATGAGCAATGGTGTGATCTTTTAGAATATAATTCTATAGATAATGTAAAAGTAAGATCAGTAGTCAATTGTGATACTGATTTTGGTGTTTGCGCTTATTGTTATGGTAGGGATTTAGCCCGGGGAAATTTAGTTAATAAAGGAGAAGCAATTGGAGTTATTGCGGCTCAATCTATAGGAGAACCAGGCACACAGCTAACGATGAGAACCTTCCATATTGGAGGTGCAGCATCAAGAGCTGCAGCAGAATCTAGTATTCAAGTAAAAAACCAAGGTATTATAAACCTTAATAACGCAAAATCTGTCACTAATTCTACTGGAAAAATAGTTATTACTTCAAGAAATGTAGAACTTAATATTATTGATAATTTTGGCAGAACAAAAGAAAGCTATAAAGTTCCTTATGGAGCCATTATGGCTAAAGGAAATGGTGAAAAAGTAAATGCTGGAGAAACTGTTGCAAAATGGGATCCACATACCATGCCAGTTATTACTGAAGTAAATGGTTTAGTTCGTTTCGTAGATATGATTGACGGTCAAAGTATTACAAGACAAGCAGATGAATTAACAGGATTGTCTTCTATAGTGATATTAGATACAGCAGAAAGAATGTCCATTGGAAAAGATTTAAGACCAGCATTAAAAATTGTTGATTCTAATGGAAAAGATGTTCTTATTTCAGGAACAGATATGCCTGCACAATATTTTTTACCCGGGAAAGCAATTGTTCAACTTGATGATGGAGTTCAAATCAGTTCTGGTGACACATTAGCACGAGTTCCACAAGAATCTGGAGGAACTAAAGATATAACTGGTGGACTACCAAGAGTTGCAGATTTATTTGAAGCTAGACGTCCAAAAGAACTAGCAATTTTAGCTGAAATTAGTGGAATTATATCTTTTGGAAAAGAAACTAAAGGAAAAAGAAGATTAGTTATTACACCAGTGGATGGAAGTGATTCTTATGAAGAAATGATCCCAAAGTGGAGACAATTAAACGTATTTGAAGGTGAAAGAGTCGAAAGAGGTGATGTCGTATCTGATGGACCAGAATCACCACATGATATCCTTCGATTAAGAGGGGTACAAGCTGTGACAAGGTATATCGTAAACGAAGTACAAGAAGTATATCGTCTACAAGGTGTTAAAATTAATGATAAACATATTGAAGTAATCATCAGACAAATGTTACGAAAAGCCACTATAGTTAGATCAGGAGATTCTGATTTTTTAGACGGTGAGCAAGTTGAATTTTCTCGTATAAAAATTTCAAATCGCATATTAGATAAGAAAAAGAAAAAAAAAGCTACTTTTTCAAGAGATTTATTAGGAATCACTAAAGCATCACTTGCAACAGAATCTTTTATATCTGCTGCTTCTTTTCAAGAAACAACAAGAGTATTAACTGAATCTGCAGTCGCAGGAAAAAAAGATGAATTAAGAGGATTGAAAGAAAATGTAATTGTTGGACGTTTAATTCCTGCAGGAACAGGATATGCATATCATAAAGAACGCTTAAATCGTCGTCAAAAAAAACATAACAATTCAACAGTTAGCAGTTCCCAAATTAGTGCCGAAGAAGCCTCTGCTAGTCTTTCAGAATTATTAAATTCTGCTCTGATAGAAAAATAA